ACCCTTTTCCGCTGATCCGGGAAACTGCGTTCAATGCTCTCCATATCCACAGAAGTCCAGACTTTTTTAGAGTGGCAGTTCTCCAGTATGCTTTGAACAAAAGACTTCCTCTCATCAATGAACTGGGAGAGTATCTCCTCCGGAGGATTGAGATATTTGAAACTGTACTCCTCAAAGTAGGTATACATAGACTCCAGGATTTTCTTCATGGTGAGATAGACTAATAAAGTCTTCAAAGGGAGTAGACGGATGTTCACATCCCGGCTCAGGGTTGGCAGTTTAGTCTCCCAGACCCCGGGGCTCTCTTTAATCATCTCCAGCACTTGGAAGATTCCCTCCCTGTCCGGGCTGTCTCCATAGATAAAGTTCTCAAGAACCGGGAGCTTGTCAGTATTCCCATAGACCTCACACAATGATTCTTTACCATCCCGGCCGGCCCGGCCGATCTCCTGGCTATAGTTTTCTATTGATTTAGGTAGGTCGTAATGAATAACCCGGCGAATATCACTTTTATCAATGCCCATACCAAAGGCAATGGTAGCGGTCACACAGGAAAGAGATCCCTCCATAAATCTTGCCTGAATGGCCTCCCGTTCCTCATTCTTCATACCCGCATGATAGGGAGCGGCATCGATCCCCTGTGCCAAGAGGAAGGCAGCCGTTTCTTCGGCTGTTTTCTGTAGGGTCACATAAACAATTGTGGGATCATCCGGGGAGGAGCTGATATCTGATAAGAGTTTTTTCTTTTTATCCCGTTCTTCCACCGGACTCAGCTTCAATGTAAGATTTTTCCTGTAAAACCCGGTGTAGATAAGGTTTTCAGGGGCAATCAGAAATTTACGGCACATGTCTGCCCTCACCTTTTCGGTGGCCGTAGCTGTAAGAAGGAGTACTTTCTCAATGGAAAACTCCTGTTGATAATCCGGCAGCCGAAGATATTCAGGGCGGAAATTATGCCCCCACTCTGAGATACAGTGAGCCTCATCGATGACCAATAAGGATATCTTCATCTGTTGAAGCCTGTTTCTAAACCTCTCATTTTTAAAGCGTTCCACAGAAATCATCAGGATTTTAAGATCCCCCTTTACAGCCTGAGTGAGTATGGAATTATACTCTTCTCCCCTTAAAGAGGAGTCCAGACGAGCCGCGGGAATATTGTGAGTGAGGAGAAAATCCAGCTGATCCTGCATGAGGGAAAGCAGAGGAGAGACCACCAAAGTCAGATGAGGAAGCATAAGAGCAGGGAGCTGATAGCAAAGAGATTTCCCGGCTCCCGTGGGAAATATTGCTGCCGTAGAATGACCCTCCACTATCCGGGAGATCACTTCTTCCTGGCCTGTTCTAAAATCATCGAATCCATAGTGCTTTTTGAGAGCAGCCCTAATATCTGAATGGTTCATTAATCTACCCCTCTTAGCAACTATGATAAATGCGTACTGTTTATTGACGTTTGGAAGAGTGGCATGGATGAGGCTGGTCTCTGTGACAGCTATTTTCAAGTCCTATTCCATATTGATGTAATTCAATGCCTATTATAGATGTCCCTGCGGTTTCAAGTAAAGCCGGGAAACTTCAGCCCAGAACTCATTATGGAAGAACAGAAAATCAATATCAGCCCTGAAATGAACAAACTCCAAATCCAGATGAACCATCAAGAAAATCTGGGTTTTATGGACTGGTAGTACTGATTCCTCAGAAGCCTTTTGAAATGGAGACATCCGGAATGATCCTACCACAAGAACTTCGGGTGGGTGCCGGATACGGCAGATTAGAATCCCAGTATTACAGCCCGATAGGACAATGTTATTAAAGTATCAATAATCATACTCTGTTTTGATACTGACTTTGACAATGCTATAGAAACAGTCCAGATGGGTCATGGAGAGCGGCATATGCCCAACTTTGTCCATCATTTCAGGAATCTGGATTCCCATAATAATTAAAAAAATCTCCACCAGAGAATAGAGTCTGAAAATGGTAAGAATAATAAATAGAAAAATCAGCCATCTAAATTTCAGCTTATCCGGAGAAGAAAGTACTTGAGTCAACTTCAATCAGAATTTGTATAGAAGAATAATTGCTCTGACAAGATAAGAAAAAGTCTACAGATCTTCTAGAATCATATACAGATCAGTCGGAATATACTCATAGAGAATCATCGATAATGCTAATCCACTCTTCGAAGCGAATATGGAGAGATGCTGGAAGTACAAAATGATTCATATATTGATCCATTTGAGACTGACTGGTTTAATGAGGTAAAGGAATCATTTTCTTCTGGTGCTTATCTTAAGACAGACCGTGAAAATAAAGGCAGAACCCAGAATGAGCTCGGTTCAGATATTGGAAGCTTTTCCCGGCAATATTTTTCCCGAGATCGACAAGATTGCTTTCCATTGAGAGTCATATTCATTTTCATGCTCAAAAACTAGTTTTACTGTTCTCTCTTGAACTTCTTTTGAATACCTTTTCATCTTTGCCATACCTTAATCTTCTCACAGATTTTAGTTTCCTGCAAATTCAGGGCGATTCAATTTTATCGACAGATAGAATTATATGCTTAAGTTTTTTGCTAGTAAGTGTCTACAGATTTGAGGGAAACCCATACTAATAAAAATATTGAATAAAGTTGAACATACTTTCATTATCGGCGACTTCATTTGTAAATCTCTACAAATGAAGTCGCCGTCTAAAAACTGTAGAGTTTCATCATCATTTCTGAAGCAACACTTAATCCAACTCTCGATAAAATAAAACTACGGTACACCAACCTTTTCCTATATTGATTCTCTCCACAGGATTTCTGCAGGTACAAAAATATTTTGAACAGCTTGTTCTGGATTGCTTATCCTGTCCAGAAGTAGTTCTACAGCAGTCATACCCATTTCCTTGACTGGATAATGAATCGTAGCCAGCGCCGGTTCGACATAAGTCAAGATATCAAGGTTATCAAATCCCATGACTCCCACATCTTCCGGAATATGGATTCCCTTATTTTTCAGATGTTTCAATACTTCCAAAGCGTAAATATCACTGGAACAGACAACGGCTGTCTTTTGATTTCCCTGTATTATTCTCACAATATCCTGTAAATAATTCCAGTTTTTCAAGTATTGCCAGGGAAGGCCTTTTTCTATCAGGGCTTCACTGAAACCTTTGAATCGTTCATCCGTCTCATAATTATTCATGCCCTCGGATTCATCGATGAATGGCGCAACAAAGAGGAAATTATCATAGCCATTTTCTGCCAGAGTAGAAGCCGTACTGAATAGAATATTGCGGTCATCCAAACCAATAAGGCTAGATCTGCAATTCTCTGAGATTTTGTTTCCCATACAAATTACTGGTTGTACAAGAGACTGTAGATAATCATCCAGATCCGAACCTTTCCCTGCGGGAAAAAGAAGTATACCATCCATATTTCGTTCAACCATATGCTCAAGAATTATCCTCTCTCGTTGGGGATCTCTTAAGGTTACGGCTAGTTGTATGTAAAATCCACGCTCCCATGCGGCTTGCTGAATAGAATTAACAAGCTGAGAAAAAAACCGATTGTCCAGATCATGAACTATTACACCAATATCAGATGTTTTCCCCGACTGGAGGCTCCTTCCTATATGATTGGGTGTGTATTCATATTCTTTGGCTTTCTGTAATATTAAATCTCTGGTTTTTGGGCTTATACCATAGCGATTGTTTAAAGCACGATCCACCGTTCCTAAAGAGACGTTACATATTGCAGCCAGTTTTTTTGTTGTTATTCTTTCTTTCATCTTATTTTACTTTAATCCTGATGATATCCCAAAGTGTGATTTTGTCAATGACCATTATATGGAAAGCCCCTTCCTGTTTGAGTTCGATTGTATTATTTTCCACCAGAGATTCAATTTCAAGACGGCCATTCAGGGAACTAAGGTCAATCTGGATATTCAGAACCGGCATGGTTTCTTCCATCAATTCATAGGGTCTCTCGAAATTCCCATCCATCGAATCCATCAACCCACAACAAACCTGAGGATCGCTGCCGGGAACCATTATATGGATATATATATTTTCTCCCTGATCATAAATCACGAAGTCTGGTCTTTTTGAAGCTATAATGCTGATGCGTGGTGTCAGTTCCAATGACTTTAGATGATTCTGTATAAGATCACGGTAAGGACGCAGTGGTTGTTTGGCATAGTGAAAAGCCAGAGCCTGGGGCAGGAAAGTGCATCCACCTTTTCCATAATTTCTGGTGAGGAGTCCCGGCCAACCGCTGTCCTGCCCTGGTGCAGGCAGATTATTATGGAAAAAATCATTGGGCTTTTTACCCCTTATAGGTC
This genomic window from Oceanispirochaeta sp. M1 contains:
- a CDS encoding ATP-dependent DNA helicase RecQ translates to MNHSDIRAALKKHYGFDDFRTGQEEVISRIVEGHSTAAIFPTGAGKSLCYQLPALMLPHLTLVVSPLLSLMQDQLDFLLTHNIPAARLDSSLRGEEYNSILTQAVKGDLKILMISVERFKNERFRNRLQQMKISLLVIDEAHCISEWGHNFRPEYLRLPDYQQEFSIEKVLLLTATATEKVRADMCRKFLIAPENLIYTGFYRKNLTLKLSPVEERDKKKKLLSDISSSPDDPTIVYVTLQKTAEETAAFLLAQGIDAAPYHAGMKNEEREAIQARFMEGSLSCVTATIAFGMGIDKSDIRRVIHYDLPKSIENYSQEIGRAGRDGKESLCEVYGNTDKLPVLENFIYGDSPDREGIFQVLEMIKESPGVWETKLPTLSRDVNIRLLPLKTLLVYLTMKKILESMYTYFEEYSFKYLNPPEEILSQFIDERKSFVQSILENCHSKKVWTSVDMESIERSFPDQRKRVLTALDYFAEKQWIELQAKQAVDAYRVLNHTFLTDDLADELYQLFQEKEKSEIQRIHRMIQFFESENCLSRELASYFGEELAFENCGHCSVCLDGPVILPGRGDSKDFSDNDISTYLTEIRPLLGPLASSVNLTRFLCGISTLLMLAVKARKLKGFGALETYPFNDLLQRIEQIQSSDF
- a CDS encoding LacI family DNA-binding transcriptional regulator, with amino-acid sequence MKERITTKKLAAICNVSLGTVDRALNNRYGISPKTRDLILQKAKEYEYTPNHIGRSLQSGKTSDIGVIVHDLDNRFFSQLVNSIQQAAWERGFYIQLAVTLRDPQRERIILEHMVERNMDGILLFPAGKGSDLDDYLQSLVQPVICMGNKISENCRSSLIGLDDRNILFSTASTLAENGYDNFLFVAPFIDESEGMNNYETDERFKGFSEALIEKGLPWQYLKNWNYLQDIVRIIQGNQKTAVVCSSDIYALEVLKHLKNKGIHIPEDVGVMGFDNLDILTYVEPALATIHYPVKEMGMTAVELLLDRISNPEQAVQNIFVPAEILWRESI